One genomic segment of Oncorhynchus kisutch isolate 150728-3 unplaced genomic scaffold, Okis_V2 scaffold1774, whole genome shotgun sequence includes these proteins:
- the LOC116367819 gene encoding protein transport protein Sec16A-like, whose protein sequence is MMSITKPEHSEANPQCQTGSRPVAEPETTAVHNNSGGWLSWVFGSGRVNKKEVHLPEDKDRSIVWDPTLHRWVNKTEPNAENKCVQPPPRMGTYGYQENTGSVPKGQVYGAADTLQCITMMRPTQSLGPGLLPRQLSGLLPPSHFDLMAPMVVPPDTLPY, encoded by the exons ATGATGTCCATTACCAAGCCGGAACACTCCGAGGCCAACCCTCAGTGCCAGACTGGCAGCCGGCCGGTGGCTGAGCCCGAGACCACTGCTGTTCACAATAACAGTGGAGGCTGGCTCAGCTGGGTCTTTGGGAGTGGAAGAGTTAATAAGAAGGAGGTTCATCTACCTGAGGACAAAGACAGATCT ATTGTCTGGGATCCAACTCTGCACAGATGGGTTAACAAAACTGAGCCCAATGCTGAG AACAAGTGTGTACAACCACCTCCACGAATGGGGACATATGGATATCAGGAGAACACTGGCAGTGTCCCCAAAGGA CAGGTCTATGGGGCAGCAGATACCCTACAATGCATTACAATGATGAGACCAACTCAAAGCCTTGGGCCTGGACTGCTTCCTAGACAGCTCTCTGGCTTGCTCCCTCCTTCACACTTTGACCTCATGGCACCAATGGTTGTACCACCTGacactctaccctactga